Proteins from a single region of Sesamum indicum cultivar Zhongzhi No. 13 unplaced genomic scaffold, S_indicum_v1.0 scaffold00172, whole genome shotgun sequence:
- the LOC105179573 gene encoding uncharacterized protein LOC105179573, which produces MGPRRTTATAAKASGQDPESPRHAAASSSERDENPEDGHSRFVELERKVSSLESEITVLNSELDKCRQVIQEMAGVFGNDSIADMRRDMEQMSIQIGLLQRAVGSTPMVAHDPGGRLRIPEPKAYSGERDAKEVENFLFDMEQYFLAADVRDEARKVATATMYLTGDAKLWWRTKFAEIQAHQIQLDTWALLREAIREQFFPENVEYNARRALRKLEHTGSVREYVKAFSALMLNIRDMSEADKLFTFMEGLKQWARNELQRQRVTDLSSAIIAAERLADFNQETRKDRQATPGPAQNKSNGMKSFRNIFNRGGGDQKPHAQNGSQGSSDRNRPQENRQGAPERRRGCFFCDGPHGYRDCPKRRVLNALATTFADNASSSKSVEPQAEAGGENDTEEDEDNLGAVSQWCNTVSMVAAKRVVPPLAKKTVPALTVEQPEQKEEEVHPRIPRKKGLMFVDVKIHGKPIRAMIDTGASHNYLASAEVARLGLVLEKGVGRVKAINSAAQPLAGVAKSVQIKVGAYEGKTNLSVVVMDDFKLILGLEFLRDTRTAVLPHVDSLMMMGAKPCVIPTLAGRTGERNLSAMQFEKGRKRNEPSYLCTLCLDEMEEVSGPIPGGIKKLLMEFEDVMPDELPRKLPPKRAVDHEIELLPGTRPPARAPYRMSQPELVELRKQLKDMLESGIIKPAKSPYGAPVLFQKKADGSLRSIGQGTYSSVYKGRDLLHNKVVALKRVRFDNMDPESVKFMAREILILRKLDHPNIIKLEGLVTSRTSSSLYLVFEYMEHDLTGLASLPGVKFTEPQVSSSLFFLIMFVYLKCNTKWENLAMEFVLSSQSI; this is translated from the exons ATGGGGCCGAGGCGTACGACTGCTACTGCTGCGAAGGCATCGGGGCAAGATCCGGAAAGCCCGCGACATGCCGCAGCTTCATCCAGCGAGAGAGATGAGAACCCAGAGGACGGACACTCCCGGTTCGTGGAATTGGAGAGGAAGGTCTCTTCTCTAGAATCTGAGATCACGGTGCTGAATTCGGAGTTGGACAAATGTCGGCAGGTGATTCAGGAGATGGCTGGCGTATTCGGAAACGACAGCATTGCCGATATGCGGCGTGACATGGAGCAGATGTCCATTCAGATTGGACTGCTCCAGCGTGCAGTGGGTAGCACGCCTATGGTTGCTCACGACCCCGGCGGTAGGCTTCGAATACCAGAACCGAAGGCCTATAGCGGTGAGCGTGATGCGAAGGAGGTCGAGAACTTCCTCTTCGACATGGAACAGTACTTCCTTGCGGCAGACGTGCGGGACGAGGCAAGGAAGGTTGCGACTGCGACCATGTACCTAACTGGTGACGCAAAGCTGTGGTGGCGGACCAAGTTTGCGGAAATCCAGGCTCATCAAATACAGCTCGACACGTGGGCTCTTCTACGGGAGGCGATTAGAGAGCAGTTCTTCCCCGAGAATGTGGAGTACAATGCCAGGAGGGCATTGCGAAAGCTTGAACATACAGGTTCCGTGCGGGAATATGTCAAAGCTTTCTCAGCGCTGATGCTGAACATCCGAGACATGTCGGAGGCGGACAAGCTGTTCACTTTCATGGAAGGCTTGAAACAGTGGGCGAGAAACGAGTTGCAGAGGCAACGAGTGACTGATTTGAGTTCGGCTATCATCGCGGCCGAACGCCTGGCAGATTTCAACCAAGAGACTCGGAAGGATAGGCAAGCGACGCCTGGTCCTGCACAGAATAAGTCGAATGGGATGAAATCGTTCAGGAATATCTTCAACAGAGGTGGGGGAGACCAGAAACCCCACGCTCAGAATGGCTCACAGGGCAGTTCAGACAGGAACAGGCCCCAGGAGAACAGACAGGGAGCACCCGAGAGGAGGAGAGGGTGTTTCTTCTGCGATGGTCCGCATGGGTATCGCGATTGCCCGAAGAGACGGGTGTTGAATGCATTGGCAACGACCTTTGCCGACAATGCGTCATCCTCAAAGAGTGTGGAGCCACAAGCAGAGGCAGGTGGTGAGAATGACACGGAGGAGGATGAGGACAACTTGGGGGCCGTATCCCAATGGTGCAACACAGTCTCTATGGTGGCGGCGAAGAGAGTTGTGCCACCCCTTGCGAAAAAGACTGTCCCGGCTCTTACTGTGGAACAGCCGGAacagaaagaggaagaagtcCATCCCCGGATTCCTAGGAAGAAAGGGTTGATGTTCGTTGATGTGAAGATTCATGGCAAGCCGATTCGAGCCATGATCGACACTGGAGCCTCTCACAACTACCTTGCGAGCGCCGAAGTGGCGAGACTCGGGCTCGTGCTGGAGAAGGGAGTTGGGCGTGTGAAGGCGATCAACTCGGCTGCACAACCCCTTGCCGGTGTAGCCAAGTCTGTGCAGATTAAGGTTGGTGCTTATGAAGGAAAGACCAATCTTTCGGTTGTGGTAATGGACGATTTCAAGCttatccttgggcttgaatttcTACGGGATACACGCACAGCTGTTCTACCCCATGTCGACTCGTTGATGATGATGGGAGCGAAACCGTGTGTCATCCCTACCTTGGCCGGACGTACTGGAGAGAGGAATTTGTCGGCCATGCAGTTTGAGAAGGGGCGCAAGCGGAATGAACCATCCTACTTGTGCACTCTTTGCCTTGATGAAATGGAAGAGGTGTCAGGGCCCATCCCGGGCGGCATTAAGAAACTGTTGATGGAATTTGAAGACGTGATGCCAGACGAGCTGCCTCGGAAGCTACCGCCGAAGAGGGCAGTGGATCACGAGATTGAGTTGTTGCCTGGCACGAGGCCGCCCGCCAGGGCACCGTACAGAATGTCGCAACCTGAGCTTGTGGAGCTTAGGAAGCAGTTGAAGGATATGTTGGAGAGCGGAATCATCAAACCCGCGAAGTCGCCGTATGGAGCGCCGGTCCTGTTTCAGAAGAAGGCCGACGGCTCCCTACGGAGT ATTGGCCAAGGAACTTACAGTAGCGTGTACAAGGGTCGTGATCTGCTGCATAATAAAGTTGTTGCTCTAAAAAGAGTACGCTTTGATAATATGGATCCTGAAAGTGTCAAATTTATGGCAAGGGAGATTCTGATTTTGCGAAAGCTTGATCAcccaaatataattaaactgGAAGGCTTGGTTACTTCAAGAACATCTTCTAGTTTATATCTCGTCTTTGAATATATGGAGCATGATCTCACTGGACTTGCATCACTTCCAGGCGTTAAGTTTACAGAACCACAGGTGAGTTCTTCATTGTTCTTCTTGATTATGTTTGTTTATCTTAAATGCAATACCAAGTGGGAGAATCTGGCTATGGAATTCGTTCTTAGTTCACAATCCATTTGA